One window from the genome of Frankiales bacterium encodes:
- a CDS encoding aminotransferase class I/II-fold pyridoxal phosphate-dependent enzyme, whose translation MTSASPSWGPDFAALEAVDPDIARILLAERDRLNDGLQLIASENFTSPAVLAALGSTLSNKYAEGYPGRRYYGGCEVVDEAENLGIERAKELFGAEHANLQPHSGASANIAAYGAFLAPGDTVLAMSLPHGGHLTHGSKVSFSGKWFNAVHYGVNEATEDIDYDQVRDLALEHKPKMIICGGSAIPRLIDFAAFRAVADEVGAIFMVDAAHFIGLVAGKAIPSPVPYADVVTFTTHKVLRGPRGGMLVCKAEHAAALDKAVFPMMQGGPLMHAVAAKAVALKEASTPAYQDYARRVIANAQALTKGLEAEGMRAISGGTDTHLALLDLRGLGVTGAEAEARTGAARIVLNKNAIPFDPQPPSVASGIRVGSPSTTTQGMDESDMATIAALIGRAVRDADGSAAADIAAEVGTLVASKPAYPS comes from the coding sequence ATGACCTCCGCCTCGCCCTCCTGGGGCCCCGACTTCGCCGCGCTCGAGGCGGTCGACCCCGACATCGCCCGCATCCTGCTCGCCGAGCGGGACCGGCTCAACGACGGCCTCCAGCTCATCGCGAGCGAGAACTTCACCTCGCCCGCCGTGCTCGCCGCCCTCGGGTCGACCCTGTCGAACAAGTACGCCGAGGGCTACCCCGGACGCCGCTACTACGGCGGCTGCGAGGTGGTCGACGAGGCGGAGAACCTCGGCATCGAGCGCGCGAAGGAGCTCTTCGGCGCCGAGCACGCCAACCTCCAGCCGCACAGCGGCGCCAGCGCCAACATCGCCGCCTACGGCGCGTTCCTCGCGCCGGGCGACACCGTGCTCGCGATGAGCCTGCCGCACGGCGGCCACCTCACCCACGGCTCCAAGGTGTCCTTCTCGGGCAAGTGGTTCAACGCCGTGCACTACGGCGTGAACGAGGCCACCGAGGACATCGACTACGACCAGGTGCGCGACCTCGCCCTCGAGCACAAGCCCAAGATGATCATCTGCGGCGGCTCGGCGATCCCGCGGCTCATCGACTTCGCGGCGTTCCGCGCGGTCGCCGACGAGGTCGGCGCGATCTTCATGGTGGACGCGGCCCACTTCATCGGACTGGTGGCCGGCAAGGCGATCCCGAGCCCGGTGCCCTACGCCGACGTCGTGACCTTCACGACCCACAAGGTCCTGCGCGGCCCGCGCGGCGGCATGCTCGTCTGCAAGGCCGAGCACGCCGCGGCGCTCGACAAGGCCGTCTTCCCGATGATGCAGGGCGGCCCGCTCATGCACGCGGTGGCGGCCAAGGCGGTGGCGCTCAAGGAGGCCTCCACCCCCGCCTACCAGGACTACGCGCGCCGGGTGATCGCGAACGCCCAGGCGCTCACCAAGGGCCTCGAGGCTGAGGGCATGCGGGCCATCTCCGGCGGCACCGACACCCACCTGGCGCTGCTCGACCTGCGCGGTCTCGGGGTCACCGGGGCCGAGGCCGAGGCGCGCACGGGGGCGGCGCGGATCGTGCTGAACAAGAACGCGATCCCGTTCGACCCGCAGCCGCCCAGCGTGGCGTCCGGCATCCGCGTGGGCTCGCCGTCCACCACCACCCAGGGCATGGACGAGTCGGACATGGCTACCATCGCCGCCCTGATCGGGCGCGCGGTGCGCGACGCCGACGGCTCGGCCGCCGCGGACATCGCCGCCGAGGTCGGCACCCTCGTGGCGAGCAAGCCGGCGTACCCGTCCTAG
- a CDS encoding threonylcarbamoyl-AMP synthase, which produces MSLRFDTAEPRTRESGLEAAASAVRRGDLVVVPTDTVYGLGCDAFSTVGVERLLAAKGRGRGTPVPVLVGSPDTVEGLAYGMTQAARELIDAFWPGPLTVVVRHQPSLAWDLGDDGGTVALRMPLHPVAIELLRLTGPMAVTSANRAGSPPATSYEQALEQLGDDVAVYLDAGPSPETAPSTIVDVSGPVPRLLRVGAYDAETLRTVAPGLVVEA; this is translated from the coding sequence GTGAGCCTGCGATTCGACACCGCCGAGCCGCGCACCCGCGAGAGCGGGCTCGAGGCGGCGGCGAGCGCGGTGCGGCGCGGCGACCTCGTGGTCGTGCCCACCGACACGGTCTACGGGCTGGGGTGCGACGCCTTCAGCACGGTGGGGGTCGAGCGGCTGCTGGCCGCCAAGGGCCGCGGCCGCGGCACGCCCGTGCCGGTGCTCGTGGGCAGCCCCGACACCGTGGAGGGCCTGGCCTACGGCATGACCCAGGCCGCCCGCGAGCTCATCGACGCCTTCTGGCCGGGCCCGCTCACCGTCGTGGTGCGCCACCAGCCGAGCCTGGCGTGGGACCTCGGCGACGACGGCGGCACCGTGGCCCTGCGGATGCCGCTGCACCCGGTGGCGATCGAGCTGCTGCGGCTCACCGGGCCCATGGCCGTGACCAGCGCCAACCGCGCCGGCTCGCCCCCCGCGACGAGCTACGAGCAGGCGCTCGAGCAGCTCGGCGACGACGTCGCGGTCTACCTCGACGCCGGCCCCTCGCCCGAGACCGCCCCGAGCACCATCGTCGACGTGTCCGGTCCGGTGCCGCGCCTGCTGCGGGTCGGGGCCTACGACGCCGAGACCCTGCGCACCGTGGCGCCGGGCCTGGTCGTCGAGGCCTGA
- the prmC gene encoding peptide chain release factor N(5)-glutamine methyltransferase, with protein sequence MSWKPPVRTLRDVLVDGERRLASAGVPSPRVDAELLLAHVLGVPRGRVFLSDPAEPSDVVRFEGLLVRRAARVPLQHLLGEAPFRHLVLEVGPGVFVPRPETETVAELAIRALSGDAEERLAVDLCTGSGAIALALATEVRHSVVHAVELDGPAADWAQRNLVRHSAAVAAAGSEVHLHRGDATTAHLGPLAPLVGRVDVVVTNPPYIPDDARPRDPEVRQYDPPLALYGGPDGLDVVRGIAGCAAALLRPGGVLVVEHGDEQGERAGEAGVPSVLRETGEFASVRDLPDLAGRDRATVAVRA encoded by the coding sequence GTGAGCTGGAAGCCGCCCGTGCGCACGCTGCGCGACGTCCTCGTCGACGGCGAGCGCCGGCTGGCCTCGGCCGGGGTGCCCAGCCCGCGGGTCGACGCCGAGCTGCTGCTCGCGCACGTGCTCGGCGTCCCCCGGGGCCGGGTGTTCCTGTCGGACCCGGCGGAGCCGTCGGACGTGGTCCGCTTCGAGGGGCTGCTCGTGCGCCGCGCGGCCCGGGTGCCCCTCCAGCACCTCCTCGGCGAGGCGCCGTTCCGCCACCTCGTGCTCGAGGTCGGCCCCGGGGTGTTCGTGCCGCGGCCGGAGACCGAGACCGTCGCCGAGCTCGCGATCCGGGCGCTGTCCGGCGACGCGGAGGAGCGCCTCGCGGTCGACCTGTGCACCGGGTCCGGGGCCATCGCCCTCGCCCTGGCCACCGAGGTGCGCCACAGCGTCGTGCACGCCGTCGAGCTCGACGGCCCGGCCGCGGACTGGGCGCAGCGCAACCTCGTGCGGCACTCCGCAGCGGTCGCGGCGGCGGGGTCCGAGGTGCACCTGCACCGCGGCGACGCCACCACCGCCCACCTCGGCCCGCTGGCGCCGCTGGTCGGCCGGGTGGACGTCGTGGTGACCAACCCGCCCTACATCCCGGACGACGCCCGCCCGCGCGACCCCGAGGTGCGCCAGTACGACCCGCCGCTCGCGCTCTACGGCGGCCCGGACGGCCTCGACGTCGTGCGCGGCATCGCCGGCTGCGCCGCCGCGCTGCTGCGGCCGGGGGGCGTGCTCGTCGTCGAGCACGGCGACGAGCAGGGCGAGCGCGCGGGGGAGGCGGGCGTGCCCTCGGTCCTGCGCGAGACCGGGGAGTTCGCCTCGGTCCGCGACCTGCCCGACCTCGCCGGCCGCGACCGCGCGACCGTGGCCGTCCGCGCCTGA
- the prfA gene encoding peptide chain release factor 1 — MFETVDALVAEYAELETRLADPSVHADQAQARRLGRRYAELRPVVTTYRAWQQAGEDAVAARELAADDPGFRAEAEVLEAQRAELADRLHVLLVPRDALDDSDVLLEIKAGEGGEESALFAGDLLRMYLRYAERRGWRAEVLDSEQSDLGGYKDVTVAVKARGAVEPGEAPYARLKYEGGVHRVQRVPATESQGRIHTSAAGVLVLPETEDVEVEIDPNDLRIDVYRSSGPGGQSVNTTDSAVRITHLPTGTVVSCQNEKSQLQNKESAMRILRARLVALAEEAAAKEASDARRSQVRTVDRSERIRTYNFPENRISDHRVGYKAYNLDAVLDGEIDGVVQACVDADLAARMASLGGTS; from the coding sequence ATGTTCGAGACCGTCGACGCACTCGTGGCCGAGTACGCCGAGCTCGAGACCCGGCTCGCCGACCCGTCCGTGCACGCCGACCAGGCGCAGGCACGCCGACTCGGGCGTCGCTACGCCGAGCTGCGCCCCGTGGTGACCACCTACCGGGCCTGGCAGCAGGCGGGCGAGGACGCCGTCGCCGCGCGCGAGCTCGCTGCCGACGACCCCGGGTTCCGCGCCGAGGCCGAGGTGCTGGAGGCGCAGCGCGCCGAGCTCGCCGACCGGCTGCACGTGCTGCTCGTCCCGCGCGACGCCCTCGACGACTCCGACGTCCTGCTCGAGATCAAGGCGGGGGAGGGCGGCGAGGAGTCCGCGCTGTTCGCCGGAGACCTGCTGCGCATGTACCTGCGCTACGCCGAGCGCCGCGGCTGGCGGGCGGAGGTGCTCGACTCGGAGCAGTCCGACCTCGGCGGCTACAAGGACGTCACCGTCGCGGTGAAGGCGCGAGGCGCCGTGGAGCCCGGGGAGGCGCCGTACGCGCGGCTCAAGTACGAGGGCGGCGTCCACCGGGTGCAGCGCGTCCCGGCCACCGAGTCCCAGGGCCGGATCCACACCAGCGCCGCCGGGGTGCTGGTGCTGCCCGAGACCGAGGACGTCGAGGTCGAGATCGACCCCAACGACCTGCGCATCGACGTCTACCGGTCCAGCGGCCCGGGCGGCCAGAGCGTCAACACCACGGACTCCGCGGTGCGGATCACCCACCTGCCCACCGGCACGGTGGTGAGCTGCCAGAACGAGAAGAGCCAGCTGCAGAACAAGGAGTCCGCGATGCGGATCCTGCGCGCGAGGCTCGTGGCGCTGGCCGAGGAGGCCGCCGCCAAGGAGGCCTCGGACGCGCGTCGCTCGCAGGTGCGCACGGTCGACCGCAGCGAGCGGATCCGCACGTACAACTTCCCGGAGAACCGCATCAGCGACCACCGCGTGGGCTACAAGGCCTACAACCTCGACGCCGTCCTCGACGGCGAGATCGACGGCGTCGTCCAGGCCTGCGTCGACGCCGACCTCGCAGCGCGCATGGCGTCCCTCGGAGGCACCTCGTGA
- the rpmE gene encoding 50S ribosomal protein L31, with product MKADIHPAYVETQVTCACGNTFTTRSTAKNGVIHAEVCSACHPFYTGKQKILDTGGRVAKFEKRFGKKADA from the coding sequence ATGAAGGCCGACATCCACCCCGCGTACGTCGAGACGCAGGTCACCTGCGCCTGCGGCAACACGTTCACCACGCGCAGCACGGCCAAGAACGGCGTCATCCACGCCGAGGTGTGCAGCGCCTGCCACCCGTTCTACACGGGCAAGCAGAAGATCCTCGACACCGGCGGCCGCGTCGCCAAGTTCGAGAAGCGCTTCGGCAAGAAGGCCGACGCCTAG